GGCGTAGCCCGTGAACAGGGGCAGGGCCGCCAGGCGGTTCTTGAGCCGCCGCCCGGCGAACGAGCAGGGCTCGAAGAGGAGCGCCGCGCCGCCGGCTGGGCTGTCCGAGGCCGATCCGGTCATCCTTCCCACCCGTGCAAGGGTTTGAATCCGTGAGGAATCCTAGCAGGAGGCGGGCCGCTGGTCCAGGCCCGGGCCTGTCCCGGCGATTGCCTCCGGCGCGGCATCGGTGTTAGGGAACGCGGGACGGATTATCATTGCCCGGCCGCTCCAGTTCGGCCAGGATCGCCGGGAACGCACGGAAAGCCCATGATGACCGAACGAATGCCCACTTTCTTCGCCCCGGCGGAGCGCGCGGACCGGGACACGATCCTCCAGCAGGCGCGCGCCTTCATGGAGACGCACTGCGACAAGCTCATGCACGCGGTGCCGATCATGATCCTGGTGGTCAACGGACAGCGGCAGGCCATCTTCGCCAACACCACCTGCCTGGATCTGTTCGGGCTCAAGCCGGAGGACGCCCTGGGCATGCGGCCCGGCGACCTGTTCGGCTGCGTCCACTCCCGGGAGACCGAGGGCGGCTGCGGCACCACGGAATACTGCACCAACTGCGGCGCTGTGCGGGCCATGCTCGCCGGACTGGCCGGGACGCGGGCCCACCAGCAGTGCCGCATGCTGCGCCAGGACGCGGGACACACCGAGGCCCTGGAGCTGGACGTGACCGTGGACCCCTATGAGCTGGAGGGCGAGCAGTTCGCGGTGCTCTCCATCAAGGACGTGAGCCACGAGGCCCGGCGGCGGGTGCTGGAGCGCCTGTTCTTCCACGACGTGCTCAACGTGGTGGGCGGGGTGCGCGGCCTGGCCGAGGTCCTGCGCGGCGAGGCCCCGGAGAGCCTGGGCCGGATTTCCGGCATCCTCTTCGAGTCCCTGGACTACCTGGCCGACGAGATTTTGAGTCAGAAGGACCTCATCGCGGCCGAGAACAACGAATTGCAGCCCCGCCCGGCGGACCTGCGCGCCCTGGAGTTCCTCCTGGAGACGGGCGACGCCTTCGCCAAGGGCCCGGCCGCCAAGGGCGTGACCGTGGCCGTGGCCCCGGAGGCCAGGGACTTCGCCCTGCGCGCCGATCCTCTGCTTCTGCGGCGGGTCGTCGGCAACATGATCAAGAACGCCATCGAGGCCTCCCGGCCGGGGCAGACCGTGCTCCTGGGCTGCCGCGTGGAGGACGGTGAGGGCGTGTTCTGGGTGCGCAACGAGGCGGTCATGCCCCGCGAGGTGCGCCTGCAGATCTTCAACCGCTCCTTCTCCACCAAGGGCCAGGGGCGGGGTTTGGGCACCTACAGCATCCTGCTCATCACGGAGCGCTACCTGCGCGGCCGGGCGGAGTTCTCCTCCCGGAAGGGCGAGGGCACCATGTTCCGCGTCGTCTTGCCGCTGGCCTGACCCGGTTCGGCCGCGTACACCAACACGGAGGACATCATGTTCAATCCCAAGGAATGCATTCTCTACAGCGGCGGCGCCGGCGGCGCCGAAGCCGAGTTCGGGGCCCTGGCCGAGCGCTACGGCCTGCAGGAGGTCCACTTCAGCTTCGAGGGCCACCAGGCCGCCCGGACGCGCGGCCTGCGCGTGCTCACCAGCGAGGAGCTGGCGCTCAAGGACGTGAGCCTGGGCTACGTCTCCAAGCTCATGAGCCGCACCTTCAGCAGCGCGCCCAAGTTCCGCGCCGTGCTCCAGAGCATCTGCTGGCAGGTGAGCAGCGGCCACGAGGTCTTCGTGGTCGGCTCCATCCTGCCCGACGGCACGGTCAAGGGCGGCACGGGCTGGGGCGCGGAGTACTCCAAGATCTGCAACAAGCCCCTGTACGTCTTCGACCAGGAGCGCAAGGGCTGGTTCCAGTGGGTGGATACGGAATGGCGCGCCGCCGTGGACCCGATCATCGGGCACCACCACTTCACCGGCACGGGTACGCGCTTCCTGACGGACGAGGGCCGCGAGGCCATCGCCGGGCTGTTCGCCCGCAGCTTCAGCCGCTAGACGGTCAGCACGGTCCAGCCGCCCTGGAGCATGCGGGTGAGTTCCTCGCCCGCGTACAGGACCCGGAATCCCAGGTCCTCCAGGGCGGCGGCCGCGCCGTAGCGGTCCGCGCAGGCCTTGCAGGCCAGCAGCTCCACCCCGGCGGCGCGGAGATCCTCGATGTCCGGGCGCAGTCCCGGGTCCTCGGCCAGCAGCTTGGCCGTGGGACCCCAGACCAGAAGCCGCACGGAATCCCACCAGCCCTTGATCAGCGAGTTGGCCCCGTACATGAAGACCATGTTGCGGGCCACCTCGTGGTCGGGACTGGTCCAAACCAGACAGAGCGCGCGCATGCTGCGTCCTCCTTCTTGCGGCGGGTGAGCGTGGACGGCCTTCTAGTAGACCAGTCGTCTACAGTACGTCAAGCGGCATTCGCCCGGCGGGGCCGGCTGGCCCGGGCCGCTCAGTCCACGACGCCGCGCAGCCGCAGGCCGTGGAGCAGGCCGAAGCAGCCCGCCAGCATCATGTCCCCGCCCGGGGCCGGGAAGCTCACGCCGTAGGGCGCGAGCTGGTCGCGTTGCGGGCCCAGGACGAAGGTGGGGGCGAAGTCCCCGGCCGAGCGCGGCGGGTCCAGGCGCAGGCAGCCGTGGCCGCCGGTGTCGAAGACCTCCTCCGATTCCAGGATTCCCGCGCGGAAGCGCTGGAGGTGGTCCCAGAGGACCGGGGCCTCGATCATGCCGGTGTGGTGCTCGTAGACGCCGAGGATGCGGTCCCGGTGGACCAGGAAGGCCACGGTGTGGCCGTTGCCCACGTTGATCACCAGCACGCCGCGTTCCCCGGACAGGGAGCGCAGGTCGTCGTCGAACAGGGCCCCGAGCACGGCGGCCGCGCCGGTGTCGGCCACGGGGCCGCCGCCCATGCCGGCCTGGAGGTCGGCCAGGCGGGTCATCTCCGGCGGCGGCGTGTCGAAGATGAGGGCCTCGGGGCGTCCCTCGGATTCGAGCAGGAGGCGCTCCCAGAGCCGGAAGCGGCCCCGGCGGTTGCTTCCCGGGCCGCCGGGATGGAAGCCGTGGTCCTGGGCCGCGGCCGCGATCCGCTCCGGCCAGGGCAGCCCGGCGGCGTCCAGCAGACGGCGCCAGAAGTTCGGGTCGAAGTCCGTGAGGAGCAGGGGCTCGTGGTCCGGGGGGCATTCCTCGCCGAGGACCACGCCCATTTTTTCGATGCGGGTCAGGTCGTCGCCCAGGGAGTGGGCCGCGTTGCGCGTGGCCGCGGCCTTCAGGCCGAGCTTGAGGTGCTCGCGCAGCGCGCCGCCGAAGCCGCCGCCCATGTTCCGGCCGTGGAGCCAGACGTGGCGGCCCGCCGCCGACAGGGCCCGCAGCCGCGCGGCCACGGCCCGCGCCGGGGCCGGGAGCACGAACTTGGGGCAGTTCTCCAGCTTCAGCCCAGGCTGATGGAAGAAGACGTCCTGGGTGCCGCTGCCGATGTCGAGAATGAGCGTGCCGGGCAAGGTGGCCTCCGCGTGTTCAGTCCTGGCCGATCTCCTTCCAGAGCATTTCCATGATGTCCTTCTTGATGGCCGTGAAGCGGGGCGAGAGCGTGACCGTGTGGTCGCGGGGACGCTCGATGTCCACCGGCAGCTCGGCCAGGATGCGCCCCGGGCGGCGGGACATGATGAAGATGCGGTCGGCCAGGAGAATGGCCTCGTCGATGTCGTGGGTGATGAACAGGATCGTGGTCTTGTGCTTCTGCCAGACCCGCAGCAGCAGGTCCTGGAGCAGGAGCCGGGTCTGGGCGTCCAGGGCCCCGAAGGGCTCGTCCATGAGCAGCATCTCCGGCCGGTTGGCCAGCACGCG
The window above is part of the Desulfovibrio aminophilus genome. Proteins encoded here:
- a CDS encoding PAS domain-containing sensor histidine kinase yields the protein MMTERMPTFFAPAERADRDTILQQARAFMETHCDKLMHAVPIMILVVNGQRQAIFANTTCLDLFGLKPEDALGMRPGDLFGCVHSRETEGGCGTTEYCTNCGAVRAMLAGLAGTRAHQQCRMLRQDAGHTEALELDVTVDPYELEGEQFAVLSIKDVSHEARRRVLERLFFHDVLNVVGGVRGLAEVLRGEAPESLGRISGILFESLDYLADEILSQKDLIAAENNELQPRPADLRALEFLLETGDAFAKGPAAKGVTVAVAPEARDFALRADPLLLRRVVGNMIKNAIEASRPGQTVLLGCRVEDGEGVFWVRNEAVMPREVRLQIFNRSFSTKGQGRGLGTYSILLITERYLRGRAEFSSRKGEGTMFRVVLPLA
- a CDS encoding DUF1786 domain-containing protein — translated: MPGTLILDIGSGTQDVFFHQPGLKLENCPKFVLPAPARAVAARLRALSAAGRHVWLHGRNMGGGFGGALREHLKLGLKAAATRNAAHSLGDDLTRIEKMGVVLGEECPPDHEPLLLTDFDPNFWRRLLDAAGLPWPERIAAAAQDHGFHPGGPGSNRRGRFRLWERLLLESEGRPEALIFDTPPPEMTRLADLQAGMGGGPVADTGAAAVLGALFDDDLRSLSGERGVLVINVGNGHTVAFLVHRDRILGVYEHHTGMIEAPVLWDHLQRFRAGILESEEVFDTGGHGCLRLDPPRSAGDFAPTFVLGPQRDQLAPYGVSFPAPGGDMMLAGCFGLLHGLRLRGVVD
- a CDS encoding DsrE family protein, which translates into the protein MRALCLVWTSPDHEVARNMVFMYGANSLIKGWWDSVRLLVWGPTAKLLAEDPGLRPDIEDLRAAGVELLACKACADRYGAAAALEDLGFRVLYAGEELTRMLQGGWTVLTV